The Chlamydiota bacterium genome has a segment encoding these proteins:
- the gmk gene encoding Guanylate kinase yields MLSKLLGNTKPASIFVVSAPGGTGKTTLVKKLLQEFESIKRSISYTTRTPRPDEEEGLDYYFISDRQFEEKFQKGDFLEHAKVFDSFYGTDQSQVEKLLNKGAHVILILDTQGATQVKKKLPKTTLIFISPPSLDELKERLKKRKKTTHESIDWKVELARKEMEEIPQYDYLIVNDNLDIAYEKLKAILIANECKM; encoded by the coding sequence ATGTTGAGTAAACTTTTAGGCAATACAAAACCCGCCTCCATTTTCGTTGTATCCGCACCTGGGGGCACGGGAAAAACTACCCTTGTGAAAAAATTATTGCAAGAATTCGAAAGCATCAAGCGCAGCATCTCCTATACCACGCGCACCCCCCGCCCAGATGAAGAAGAAGGGTTGGACTACTATTTTATTTCAGATAGGCAATTTGAAGAAAAGTTTCAAAAAGGTGATTTTTTAGAACATGCTAAGGTCTTTGATTCTTTCTACGGCACCGATCAAAGCCAAGTTGAAAAACTACTCAACAAAGGTGCTCACGTCATCTTGATTCTAGATACGCAAGGCGCTACGCAAGTGAAAAAAAAGCTACCTAAAACCACACTCATTTTTATTTCTCCACCTTCTTTAGATGAATTGAAAGAGCGCTTGAAAAAACGCAAAAAAACGACGCACGAATCGATCGATTGGAAAGTGGAGCTCGCTCGAAAAGAGATGGAAGAAATCCCCCAATACGATTATCTCATTGTCAATGACAAT